From a region of the Primulina eburnea isolate SZY01 chromosome 7, ASM2296580v1, whole genome shotgun sequence genome:
- the LOC140836040 gene encoding acyl-CoA--sterol O-acyltransferase 1-like has translation MKGNNMQEINNLLNVWSSVSLSVCYCYAVAKMVPKGILRFFMYLPVFCIFLFLPLSLNSVNFTCTTAFSVTWLATFKLLQLVFGNGPLSDASLPLSHFVLISCFPIKILRQKSSLNSPPNKEETPRKKTQDKENLKGYNDPPSITKIYNNLGLRSPLHYAKKGLFFIFLVTFVAPYKNNLPRNIALFLICIYIYIGLEVFLGITANICQILLGVKLESPFNEPYLSTSLQDFWGHRWNRVSSSALRSTVFNPIFRKLWSAGYKKGAIIVAMLATFLVSSLMHDLVFYYLGDVKPAWGTTLFFLMHGIFCLVENILKREFGLKWEPPQLIIGPLIFVFALGTFMWLVLPELIQHKVDDRAIEEYAAVGAFVRDLGLGWSQMGYNFLVQILKLDTKI, from the coding sequence atgaaagggaataataTGCAAGAAATCAATAATTTGTTGAACGTATGGTCCTCAGTCTCTCTATCGGTATGCTACTGCTATGCCGTGGCTAAAATGGTTCCCAAAGGTATACTCAGATTCTTCATGTATTTGCCAGTGTTTTGCATATTCTTGTTCCTCCCACTGAGTCTGAACTCGGTAAATTTTACATGTACAACTGCCTTTTCTGTCACTTGGTTAGCTACATTTAAGCTTCTTCAATTGGTATTTGGAAATGGCCCATTGTCTGATGCATCGCTCCCTCTTAGCCATTTTGTCTTGATTTCTTGTTTTCCGATCAAAATCCTCCGACAAAAATCATCCCTAAATTCCCCTCCTAACAAAGAAGAAACCCCTCGAAAGAAAACTCAAGACAAGGAGAATTTAAAGGGATACAATGATCCTCCAAGTATTACTAAAATATACAATAATCTTGGCTTAAGATCTCCTCTACACTATGCAAAAAAAGGCTTGTTTTTCATCTTCTTGGTTACTTTCGTGGCCCCTTACAAGAACAATCTCCCGAGAAATATCGCTTTGTTCCTCATATGTATCTACATATACATTGGTTTGGAAGTCTTCTTAGGAATAACCGCAAACATATGCCAAATCTTGTTAGGCGTCAAGCTAGAGTCACCTTTCAACGAACCATACCTATCGACGTCATTACAAGACTTCTGGGGCCACAGATGGAACCGTGTGTCGTCAAGTGCCCTCCGGTCCACTGTATTCAACCCCATCTTCCGCAAATTATGGTCGGCCGGATACAAAAAGGGGGCCATAATTGTGGCCATGTTGGCTACATTTCTTGTATCATCCTTGATGCATGACCTAGTATTCTACTATCTGGGAGATGTAAAGCCTGCATGGGGAACGACTTTGTTCTTTTTAATGCATGGGATTTTCTGTCTTGTGGAGAATATTTTGAAGAGGGAATTTGGTTTAAAATGGGAGCCGCCGCAACTAATCATTGGGCCATTGATTTTTGTGTTCGCACTTGGGACATTTATGTGGTTGGTATTGCCTGAGCTGATTCAACACAAGGTTGATGATAGAGCAATCGAGGAGTACGCAGCAGTGGGGGCCTTTGTGAGAGATTTGGGGTTGGGTTGGAGTCAAATGGGCTACAATTTTCTGGTGCAAATCTTGAAGCTCGATACGAAGATATGA
- the LOC140836818 gene encoding rho GDP-dissociation inhibitor 1-like, giving the protein MSLGVGAVSSSKSMGFDENGDPVTEKSGPNDPDPDIVPDSGGRISRQTSETSLYATEDEYDEDTEAKIQLGPQCTLKELSEKDKDDESLRRWKEQLLGSVDVNSVGETLDPEVKILSLAIKSPGRNDIFLPIPEDGNPKGPWFTLKEGSHYCLNFMFQVNNNIVSGLKYKNTVWKTGIKVDSTKEMIGTFSPQPEAYTHEMPEETTPSGIFARGSYSAKTQFLDDDKRCYLELNYTFEIKREWQST; this is encoded by the exons ATGTCTTTGGGTGTTGGAGCTGTGTCAAGTTCCAAAAGCATGGGATTTGATGAGAACGGGGACCCGGTTACCGAAAAATCCGGGCCGAACGATCCGGACCCCGATATCGTGCCCGATTCAGGAGGGAGGATCAGCAGACAGACAAGTGAAACCTCCCTTTATGCCACTGAGGATGAATATGATGAAGATACAGAAGCCAAGATACAGTTGGGTCCGCAGTGCACCCTCAAAGAACTTTCCGAAAAAGACAAG GATGACGAGAGTTTGAGGAGGTGGAAGGAGCAGCTTCTTGGGAGTGTGGACGTGAACTCTGTTGGAG AGACCCTTGATCCAGAAGTGAAAATCTTGAGCCTTGCAATCAAATCCCCCGGAAGGAACGATATATTTCTTCCGATACCTGAAGATGGGAACCCGAAAGGCCCCTGGTTTACTCTCAAAGAGGGAAGCCATTATTGCCTCAATTTCATGTTCCAGGTCAACAACAACATCGTATCAGGCCTCAAGTACAAGAACACTGTCTGGAAAACCGGCATCAAAG TGGACAGCACGAAAGAGATGATTGGAACCTTCAGTCCTCAGCCAGAGGCTTATACCCATGAAATGCCTGAAGAAACGACCCCTTCTGGCATATTTGCTCGAGGATCGTATTCGGCAAAAACACAG TTCCTTGATGATGATAAAAGATGCTACCTGGAgctgaattatacatttgaaatcAAGAGAGAATGGCAGTCAACATAG